In a genomic window of Candidatus Campbellbacteria bacterium:
- a CDS encoding FAD-dependent oxidoreductase, translated as MGNQKKKIYDMIVVGGGSGGIAGAIRAGQLGKNVLLVESAILGGTCVNLGCVPKKLLFSAADFMSSVKNAEEFFSVEEIIFRQEIFKSKSRNYIGRLGNDVYPQKLNEAGVEVVESRAQSIRLLANRNGVEVTTDTQKNFHGKKVLIATGSKPYVPKIKGAELGITSDDFWFLEKLPESVAIVGGGYIATEFANILHRLGVKVTMLIRGENILRGFDEDIVRFVSEEMSSSGITIVNKANIKSLERTNGKISIWNGPTPLNGFETVIWATGRIPNANFEGIKLPLDDKGKILVGKGNQKVLGSERVYAVGDVCNRGMDLTPSAIHDARLLMELLFGKKKLPPTDAFSSCSSSVPTVVFSTPTICAVGITEKEARERYGEAVNVVKVEFNSLDGALGEKKVRNTYKAVIVDEEGSPENPGSHIIVGIHLAGGKYVAEVAQLIPLLLEKKLQDIKPALDHLVHPTATEELAGMIVRYIYEKLPAKVC; from the coding sequence ATGGGTAACCAAAAGAAGAAGATCTACGACATGATTGTCGTGGGAGGAGGAAGTGGCGGCATCGCAGGTGCCATTCGGGCAGGACAACTTGGCAAAAATGTATTGTTGGTAGAGTCAGCAATCTTGGGTGGCACATGTGTCAACCTGGGTTGTGTGCCAAAGAAACTGCTTTTCTCTGCTGCAGACTTTATGTCGTCCGTGAAAAACGCTGAGGAGTTTTTCTCGGTTGAGGAAATCATTTTCAGACAGGAAATTTTCAAGAGCAAATCAAGGAATTATATAGGACGACTGGGTAATGATGTATACCCTCAAAAACTCAACGAGGCAGGGGTTGAGGTTGTTGAAAGTCGAGCACAAAGCATCAGATTGCTCGCCAACAGAAATGGAGTGGAAGTGACGACAGACACACAAAAGAACTTTCACGGCAAAAAAGTCCTCATAGCCACTGGTAGTAAGCCCTATGTTCCCAAAATCAAGGGTGCAGAGCTGGGTATTACCAGTGATGATTTTTGGTTCCTTGAGAAACTCCCCGAAAGCGTTGCGATAGTTGGTGGTGGTTACATAGCCACTGAATTCGCAAACATTCTTCATCGGCTTGGTGTCAAGGTAACCATGCTTATCCGCGGAGAAAATATTTTGCGCGGATTTGATGAGGATATCGTCAGGTTTGTTTCCGAAGAGATGTCTAGTTCAGGCATAACGATCGTCAACAAAGCGAATATCAAGTCGCTGGAAAGGACGAACGGAAAAATCTCTATATGGAACGGACCGACCCCTCTCAATGGGTTTGAAACAGTCATCTGGGCAACCGGACGCATCCCCAACGCAAACTTTGAGGGAATCAAACTCCCTCTGGACGACAAAGGCAAGATACTTGTTGGAAAAGGCAACCAAAAGGTTTTGGGGTCCGAGCGTGTCTATGCCGTGGGAGATGTGTGTAATCGCGGCATGGATTTAACGCCATCTGCCATACATGACGCGAGGCTTCTTATGGAGCTACTCTTCGGCAAGAAAAAGCTTCCCCCTACCGATGCCTTCTCATCCTGTTCAAGCAGTGTTCCAACTGTTGTCTTCAGCACACCGACAATTTGTGCTGTAGGCATAACCGAAAAGGAAGCGAGGGAAAGGTATGGAGAAGCGGTGAATGTGGTTAAGGTCGAGTTTAACAGTCTTGACGGAGCACTTGGAGAAAAGAAGGTGCGCAACACCTACAAGGCTGTTATTGTCGATGAGGAAGGTAGCCCTGAAAATCCTGGGAGCCACATCATAGTCGGTATCCACTTGGCAGGTGGCAAGTATGTTGCGGAAGTGGCACAGCTAATCCCCCTGCTTTTGGAGAAAAAGCTGCAAGACATCAAGCCTGCCCTTGACCACTTGGTCCATCCGACTGCTACAGAGGAGTTGGCAGGAATGATCGTGCGTTACATCTACGAAAAACTTCCTGCTAAGGTCTGCTGA